A region of Silurus meridionalis isolate SWU-2019-XX chromosome 15, ASM1480568v1, whole genome shotgun sequence DNA encodes the following proteins:
- the zgc:165573 gene encoding cysteine-rich and transmembrane domain-containing protein 1 codes for MSYENPPPYTASGAPVPGYPPANAPGYPPQGYPPHGYPPQGYPAQGFPPGPEQGPYPNYPAGPPGSYPVQPGYQGYPVPPQPGYGGPVYGEAPKNTVYVVEQGRRDDSGDQACLTACWTALCCCCLWDMLT; via the exons ATGAGCTACGAAAATCCTCCACCATACACAGCCTCTGGTGCCCCTGTTCCGGGTTACCCTCCTGCCAACGCTCCTGGCTACCCACCTCAGGGCTACCCTCCTCATGGTTACCCACCTCAGGGCTACCCCGCTCAGGGATTTCCACCCGGTCCTGAGCAAGGACCGTATCCTAACTACCCTGCTGGACCACCAGGGTCGTACCCTGTCCAACCTGGCTATCAGGGATATCCAGTGCCTCCTCAACCAGGGTATGGAGGACCGGTGTATGGGGAGGCTCCCAAAAACACAG TGTACGTCGTGGAACAAGGTCGGCGAGATGATTCGGGTGATCAGGCGTGTCTGACCGCTTGCTGGACGGCTTTGTGCTGCTGCTGTCTGTGGGACATGTTGACCTAA